The window GGCCCTCGCCCCCACCGGCCAGCAGCTGCTGTGGATCGTGGACGTGTACCCGCTGGTCCTCGCAGGGCTCCTGGTCCCGATGGGCAGCTTCGGTGACCGCATCGGCCGCCGGCGCATGCTGCTGATCGGTGGCACCGGCTTCACCGTGATCTCCGCGCTCGCCGCGTTCTCACCGGACGCCACCACCCTCATCGCCGCCCGCGCCCTGATGGGCTTCTTCGGCGCGATGCTGATGCCCGCCACCCTCTCCCTGATCCGCAACATCTTCACCGACGCCACCGAGCGCCGCACCGCTATCGCCATCTGGGCGGCCGGGTTCTCCGGCGGCGCGGCCCTGGGCCCCATCGTGGGCGGATTCCTGCTGGAGCACTTCGCCTGGGGCTCCGTGTTCCTGCTGGCCGTACCGGTGATGCTGCCGCTGCTGATCCTGGGCCCGATCCTGATCCCCGAGTCCAAGGACCCCGCCCCCGGCCCCGTGGACCCGGTCAGTGTGCTGTTGGCCCTTTCCACCATGACCCCGCTGGTGTATGCGATCAAGACCTTCGCCACTTCCGGCGCCACCCCCATGGCGATCACCGCCGCGACCGTGTCTGTCCTGTCAGGCATCGCCTTCGTTCGCCGACAGCTGCGCCGCCCCGAGCCGATGCTGGACGTCACCCTGTTCACCCGGCCCGTGTTCACCGGCGCCGTCTCCGCGAACCTGCTCAGCGTGTTCTCCCTGGTGGGCTTCCTGTACTTCATCTCCCAGCACCTGCAGCTGGTCTCGGGGCGCAGCCCCATGGAGGCCGGCCTGGTGCTGCTGCCCGGACTGCTGGTCACGATCATCGCCGGCCTCGCGGTGGTGCGCCTGGTGCGGCACGTCTCCCCGGCCACCATCGTCACCGGGGGCCTGCTGCTGAACGCGGTGGCCTTCACCATCGCCGCCGTCACCGGCTCCTGGGGCTCGGACCTGATGCTGCTGATCGCCTTCGCCCTGCTGGGCGCCGGCGTGGGCGGAGCCGAGACCATCAGCAACGACCTGATCCTCTCCGCGGTACCCGCCGAGAAGGCCGGCGCCGCCTCGGCCATCTCCGAGACCGCCTACGAGACCGGTGCCGTGCTGGGCACCGCCGTGCTGGGCAGTCTGCTGAACGCCGCCTACCGCAGCCGCGTACAGCTGCCCACCGGCCTCTCGCCTGCGCAGGAGGCCGCCGCCTCGGAGACCCTGGGCGGCGCGACGGCCGTGGCCGCGGGCCTGCCCGAGCAGATCGCCGGGCCGATGCTGGACAGCGCCCGCCACGCCTTCGACTCCGGCGTGGTGATCACCAGCGGCATTGGCGCAGCACTCATGGTGCTCGCCGCGATCATCGCCCGCCGTACCCTGCGCGGGGCGGCCTGAGCCGGTCGCCGGGGACCCCCCGGGGCGGGGATGAGGGCGCCTAGAAGCCGAGTAGTGACGTCCGTGGTGGGTCTGTCGCTGTTCGACGGACAAGCAGCACCGGTGAGTGGACGCTGGTGGCTGCTTCTGGGGCGTTTATCAGCCACTGCGGTCCACTCAACGGCAGATCGGCGGGGCGGGAGGCGGCGGGGTGGGAGACCGCGAGGCGGGGGACGGCGAGGTGGGCGTCGGCGGGGTGCGGGACGGAGGGGCGCGCTTCGGGGCGGTGGGAGCGAGGCACACAGCGTCGACCCGCTACGGGCCCGAAGCAGCTGAGTTCCTCTGAGTTCCTCCCCATCGCCACATCGTCCACAGAACGCAGTGAAGGCGAGGCGCGGAGAGAAAGCGCCTCGACACTCGACCTATGACAGCTGCGCATCAGCTCAACCCGCTGAGCCTCCCCGGTCCCGTGTTCACCTTCAGCGAGGCTCTCGAGGTGGGGATGACCCGTGGCAAGCTGCGAGGACCAGGATTCACCAAGCTCCGCCATGGCCTCTTCGCGACAGCTGACGCCGAGTACACCGATGTGGATATCGTCCGTGCGCTGTGCCGGCAG is drawn from Brachybacterium muris and contains these coding sequences:
- a CDS encoding MFS transporter gives rise to the protein MLPAPARTATTRHDRPGARWWALAVLMLPVLLVAVDNTVLAFALPAISEALAPTGQQLLWIVDVYPLVLAGLLVPMGSFGDRIGRRRMLLIGGTGFTVISALAAFSPDATTLIAARALMGFFGAMLMPATLSLIRNIFTDATERRTAIAIWAAGFSGGAALGPIVGGFLLEHFAWGSVFLLAVPVMLPLLILGPILIPESKDPAPGPVDPVSVLLALSTMTPLVYAIKTFATSGATPMAITAATVSVLSGIAFVRRQLRRPEPMLDVTLFTRPVFTGAVSANLLSVFSLVGFLYFISQHLQLVSGRSPMEAGLVLLPGLLVTIIAGLAVVRLVRHVSPATIVTGGLLLNAVAFTIAAVTGSWGSDLMLLIAFALLGAGVGGAETISNDLILSAVPAEKAGAASAISETAYETGAVLGTAVLGSLLNAAYRSRVQLPTGLSPAQEAAASETLGGATAVAAGLPEQIAGPMLDSARHAFDSGVVITSGIGAALMVLAAIIARRTLRGAA